The Parus major isolate Abel chromosome 4, Parus_major1.1, whole genome shotgun sequence genome has a window encoding:
- the NUDT9 gene encoding ADP-ribose pyrophosphatase, mitochondrial isoform X2, with translation MRKGYSRFSRGKQGFCTHVGRSGRQTFNLSASCWSRLHPVNMFNSYNAKFHHSKALTSPYPGSHIERSQVPEDKVGWLTEWKDYNPVEYTAKSVLARPNWADPQISDEGFSPKFNERDGEVERKSLNGLYVVKNGRPCNPVGRTGLTGRGLLGRWGPNHAADPVVTRWKRDGSGSKVAHPVSGKNILQFVAIKRRDCGEWAIPGGMVDPGEKITATLKREFEEEALNSLQKSPEEKAKLEKQLQKLFSQEHLVVYRGYVDDPRNTDNAWIETEVVNYHDETGETMDNLPLEAGDDAGVVKWVDISEKLELYASHSYFIKLVTEKQGAHWSEDPDFECHE, from the exons ATGAGAAAGGGTTATTCTCGGTTTTCCCGCGGGAAGCAGGGCTTCTGCACGCACGTCGGTCGCTCCGGAAGGCAAACATT taattTATCTGCAAGTTGTTGGTCTCGTCTTCATCCTGTAAACATGTTCAACAGCTATAATGCGAAATTCCACCACAGCAAAGCTCTCACCTCCCCATATCCAGGATCACACATTGAACGTAGCCAAGTTCCTGAAGATAAAGTGGGCTGGCTGACTGAGTGGAAAGATTATAACCCTGTGGAGTACACTGCAAAGTCTGTTTTGGCCAGACCCAATTGGGCAGATCCCCAAATCAG CGATGAAGGCTTTTCTCCCAAATTCAATGAGAGAGATGGAGAAGTGGAGAGGAAGAGTCTGAATGGCTTGTATGTGGTCAAAAATGGGAGACCCTG CAATCCAGTGGGAAGGACTGGCCTCACTGGCAGAGGATTGTTGGGGCGGTGGGGACCAAACCATGCCGCTGATCCTGTTGTAACCAG GTGGAAAAGGGACGGAAGCGGCAGTAAAGTTGCTCATCCAGTTTCTGGAAAGAACATCTTGCAGTTTGTAGCCATCAAGAGGAGAGACTGTGGGGAGTGGGCCATTCCAGGG GGGATGGTGGACCCAGGGGAGAAGATCACTGCCACCCTGAAGCGAGAATTTGAGGAGGAGGCCTTGAACTCTCTGCAGAAATCCCCtgaggagaaagcaaaattgGAGAAGCAGCTCCAGAAGCTGTTCAGCCAGGAACACTTAGTG GTGTACAGAGGATATGTGGATGACCCTCGTAACACTGATAATGCCTGGATAGAGACAGAGGTTGTGAACTATCATGATGAAACAG GTGAGACAATGGACAACTTACCTCTGGAAGCAGGTGATGATGCTGGAGTGGTGAAGTGGGTTGACATCAGTGAGAAGCTTGAGCTGTATGCAAGTCACAGCTACTTCATCAAGCTGGTGACTGAGAAACAGGGAGCCCACTGGAGTGAGGATCCTGACTTTGAGTGCCACGAGTGA
- the NUDT9 gene encoding ADP-ribose pyrophosphatase, mitochondrial isoform X1, with the protein MPLAVGALPRAVAVLSFSVLLSARGAAQRPPAHSNLSASCWSRLHPVNMFNSYNAKFHHSKALTSPYPGSHIERSQVPEDKVGWLTEWKDYNPVEYTAKSVLARPNWADPQISDEGFSPKFNERDGEVERKSLNGLYVVKNGRPCNPVGRTGLTGRGLLGRWGPNHAADPVVTRWKRDGSGSKVAHPVSGKNILQFVAIKRRDCGEWAIPGGMVDPGEKITATLKREFEEEALNSLQKSPEEKAKLEKQLQKLFSQEHLVVYRGYVDDPRNTDNAWIETEVVNYHDETGETMDNLPLEAGDDAGVVKWVDISEKLELYASHSYFIKLVTEKQGAHWSEDPDFECHE; encoded by the exons ATGCCGCTAGCGGTCGGTGCCCTGCCTCGGGCGGTGGCCGTGCTCTCGTTCTCCGTCCTGCTGAGCGCCCGGGGCGCTGCCCAGCGTCCTCCGGCCCACAG taattTATCTGCAAGTTGTTGGTCTCGTCTTCATCCTGTAAACATGTTCAACAGCTATAATGCGAAATTCCACCACAGCAAAGCTCTCACCTCCCCATATCCAGGATCACACATTGAACGTAGCCAAGTTCCTGAAGATAAAGTGGGCTGGCTGACTGAGTGGAAAGATTATAACCCTGTGGAGTACACTGCAAAGTCTGTTTTGGCCAGACCCAATTGGGCAGATCCCCAAATCAG CGATGAAGGCTTTTCTCCCAAATTCAATGAGAGAGATGGAGAAGTGGAGAGGAAGAGTCTGAATGGCTTGTATGTGGTCAAAAATGGGAGACCCTG CAATCCAGTGGGAAGGACTGGCCTCACTGGCAGAGGATTGTTGGGGCGGTGGGGACCAAACCATGCCGCTGATCCTGTTGTAACCAG GTGGAAAAGGGACGGAAGCGGCAGTAAAGTTGCTCATCCAGTTTCTGGAAAGAACATCTTGCAGTTTGTAGCCATCAAGAGGAGAGACTGTGGGGAGTGGGCCATTCCAGGG GGGATGGTGGACCCAGGGGAGAAGATCACTGCCACCCTGAAGCGAGAATTTGAGGAGGAGGCCTTGAACTCTCTGCAGAAATCCCCtgaggagaaagcaaaattgGAGAAGCAGCTCCAGAAGCTGTTCAGCCAGGAACACTTAGTG GTGTACAGAGGATATGTGGATGACCCTCGTAACACTGATAATGCCTGGATAGAGACAGAGGTTGTGAACTATCATGATGAAACAG GTGAGACAATGGACAACTTACCTCTGGAAGCAGGTGATGATGCTGGAGTGGTGAAGTGGGTTGACATCAGTGAGAAGCTTGAGCTGTATGCAAGTCACAGCTACTTCATCAAGCTGGTGACTGAGAAACAGGGAGCCCACTGGAGTGAGGATCCTGACTTTGAGTGCCACGAGTGA
- the SPARCL1 gene encoding SPARC-like protein 1, with product MKALALFICLVGPVFAIPTHPVNHKLRTHRQKTPGKSEYIHPEASKKENIGYVDKDDLLPTHRNLKPEVSVPGTEDKDEPQTIRKQGRTGSEHQVKNSLKSIDFLALHNKLGLASDNQDSDSGSSGREQSSSEHDQLRKHEKHGNTANRHLPGHAEHPVGAFSLHHEHNMWKYNKNSVGLSEKNSESNEEESTEEENEEWGEEIDYRDTKNKGHQTHQGDRYKRQQHENSMQSDELLRDSSQPTWKTKRHSEKFDLEEEESENRKKSYKEEIPISKKTHNEYQDGKQQGQERKDNIQVNYQSDHDMVKTHDREDSNDDGGHDSGDTDGEKYLSNTWKEAAYEEEERIQSNDQESTSTEPEGEGATDNDTAVHRETEDYQFVNIKDFEQDYYDHEPPDSDNKQQLKITSSVHNRNSMDSEDKVNTTGSSHGEMESASNRNEEAPLGLPDTCRNFKCKRGKVCHTEKQGKPQCICQDPAACPPTKDYEHVCGTDNKTYDGTCQLFGTKCQLEGTKMGRQLHLDYMGSCKFIPPCTDYEVDQFPLRMRDWLKNILIQYYERDLNTSGILTEKQRNKVKKIYQNDKRLVAGDHPVELLLHDFEKNYYMYVYPVHWQFHQLDQHPVDRLLTHSELAPLRASLVPMEHCITRFFQECDGDQDKLIALKEWCHCFGIKEEDINENLLF from the exons ATGAAGGCTCTAGCTCTCTTCATTTGTCTTGTAGGACCAGTTTTTGCTATTCCA aCCCATCCTGTAAATCACAAGCTCAGAACTCACAGACAGAAAACTCCAGGAAAG agtGAATATATTCATCCTGAAGCCTCAAAGAAAGAGAACATAGGGTATGTAGACAAGGATGATTTGCTGCCCACTCACAGAAATTTAAAACCAGAGGTATCAGTACCAGGCACTGAAGACAAGGATGAGCCCCAGACCATTAGGAAACAAGGAAGAACTGGGAGCGAGCATCAAGtgaaaaacagcctgaaaagCATTGATTTCCTTGCACTGCACAATAAACTAGGTTTGGCTTCTGATAACCAGGACAGTGACTCTGGGAGCAGTGGCAGAGAACAGTCCAGCTCTGAGCATGACCAGCTCAGGAAGCATGAGAAACATGGGAACACGGCAAACCGACACCTTCCAGGCCACGCAGAACACCCAGTGGGTGCTTTCAGCCTTCATCATGAGCATAACATGtggaaatacaacaaaaattcTGTTGGcctgtctgaaaaaaacagtgaaagcaATGAAGAGGAAAGCACAGAAGAAGAGAATGAGGAATGGGGTGAAGAAATTGATTACAGAGACACAAAGAACAAAGGCCATCAGACACATCAAGGTGACCGATACAAAAGACAGCAACATGAGAATAGCATGCAATCAGATGAACTCCTGAGAGATTCCAGCCAACCAACCTGGAAAACCAAGAGACACAGTGAGAAATTTGACCTAGAAGAAGAAGAGAGCGAGAACAGGAAGAAGTCCTATAAAGAAGAAATCCCCATctctaaaaaaacccataatGAATATCAGGATGGCAAACAGCAAGGtcaagagagaaaagacaatATTCAAGTGAATTATCAGAGTGATCATGACATGGTGAAAACACATGATAGGGAAGACAGTAATGATGATGGTGGTCACGACAGTGGTGACACTGATGGTGAGAAGTATCTCAGCAATACCTGGAAAGAAGCCGCCtatgaggaagaggagagaatCCAGAGTAATGACCAGGAGAGCACCAGTACTGAGCCTGAAGGGGAAGGAGCCACTGATAATGACACTGCCGTTCATAGAGAAACTGAGGATTACCAGTTTGTCAATATTAAAGACTTTGAACAAGATTATTATGACCATGAGCCACCTGATTCCGACAACAAGCAACAATTGAAAATTACTAGCTCTGTTCATAACAGGAATTCAATGGACAGTGAAGATAAG GTTAATACTACAGGCAGTTCCCACGGTGAGATGGAAAGTGCCAGCAACAGGAATGAGGAGGCTCCCCTTG GATTGCCAGACACATGTCGGAACTTCAAATGCAAAAGAGGCAAAGTCTGCCATacagaaaaacaagggaaaCCCCAGTGTATCTGCCAAGATCCTGCTGCTTGCCCTCCCACCAAAGACTATGAGCAT GTTTGTGGTACGGATAACAAGACTTATGATGGCACATGTCAACTCTTTGGCACCAAATGTCAACTGGAAGGGACAAAAATGGGACGACAGCTGCACCTAGACTATATGGGCTCCTGCAAAT TCATCCCCCCCTGTACTGATTATGAAGTGGATCAATTCCCCCTCCGGATGCGAGACTGGCTTAAGAACATCCTTATTCAATATTATGAACGTGATCTGAACACTTCTGGGATTCTaactgaaaagcagaggaataAG GTCAAAAAGATCTACCAGAATGACAAGCGCCTTGTGGCTGGTGACCATCCGgttgagctgctcctgcacgACTTTGAGAAAAACTACTACATGTATGTGTATCCTGTGCACTGGCAGTTTCACCAGCTTGATCAGCACCCTGTTGACAG ATTATTAACACACTCGGAGCTCGCACCCTTGAGAGCCTCCCTTGTCCCTATGGAACACTGCATAACCCGTTTCTTCCAAGAGTGCGATGGAGACCAGGACAAACTCATCGCCTTGAAGGAATGGTGCCACTGCTTTGGGATTAAGGAAG AGGACATAAatgaaaatctccttttctga